In one Euzebya tangerina genomic region, the following are encoded:
- the nth gene encoding endonuclease III yields MPDSPTNRPLDRDSGKTLRAPHILAALLDEYDGGVIELDHSSPFELLIATVLSAQSTDVKINEITKTLFTKYPGPEDYLAVPEEELQDDIRSSGFFRQKTKSIRGLCQALLADFDGEVPLRMADLVTLPGVARKTANVVLAGSAPEALLEDPDAGIAVDTHVTRLSKRFGFTKHSDAVKIEKDLMRLFPREHYGSASLVIILHGRRVCDALRPACGGCVVEEWCPSSLIAGRRDKAKQAKSLGDPA; encoded by the coding sequence ATGCCTGACTCTCCCACCAACCGACCTTTGGATCGTGACAGCGGCAAGACCTTGCGCGCCCCCCACATCCTGGCCGCCCTGCTGGATGAGTACGACGGCGGGGTCATCGAGTTGGACCACTCCTCGCCCTTCGAGCTGCTCATCGCGACGGTGCTCTCGGCCCAGTCCACCGATGTCAAGATCAACGAGATCACCAAGACCCTCTTCACGAAGTACCCCGGTCCGGAGGACTACCTGGCGGTGCCGGAGGAGGAGTTGCAGGACGACATCCGGTCCAGCGGCTTCTTCCGCCAGAAGACCAAGTCCATTCGAGGTCTATGCCAGGCCCTGCTGGCCGACTTCGACGGTGAGGTGCCGCTGCGGATGGCCGACCTGGTCACCCTGCCCGGTGTGGCGAGGAAGACCGCGAACGTGGTGCTGGCGGGATCGGCCCCCGAGGCGCTGCTCGAGGACCCGGACGCGGGCATCGCCGTGGACACCCACGTCACCCGGTTGTCGAAGCGGTTCGGGTTCACCAAGCACAGCGATGCCGTCAAGATCGAGAAGGACCTGATGCGGCTGTTCCCGCGGGAGCACTACGGCTCGGCGAGTCTGGTGATCATCCTGCACGGCCGTCGGGTGTGCGATGCGCTCCGACCGGCCTGCGGCGGCTGTGTGGTGGAGGAGTGGTGCCCGTCGTCGTTGATCGCCGGCCGTCGGGACAAGGCGAAGCAGGCAAAGAGCTTGGGCGACCCGGCCTGA
- a CDS encoding sensor histidine kinase — translation MDSAGRRFTLLGLVVLSFIGGLVLRGPAAVVGLAILAIAGLLWWQAATRASDEELARERRVLGERLDSVRQDRLQVERLLDALPTSVLLFDADGVAYANPAATEQFQMPDPLGLSPLRALGVTSLAEAVAETKATGDDVTVTATRDGRELLARAATTGGDDTALIVTDLTHLRRVEEMRRDFVANASHELKTPVTGIWALADSLELALDQDPERARAMVSRIQLEAMRLSQLVRDLLDLARLEESADGRGRERIDLVDLCRRQIDRLSSIAEGRDVHLSLEADGDASVIGIRDDLTVIVGNLLQNAIQYNESQGTVVISVARDGPAATITVRDTGIGIPEADQERIFERFYRVDKARSRAAGGTGLGLSLIRHAVERHGGEITVQSVLGEGSEFTLTLPVDGQASD, via the coding sequence GTGGACTCAGCTGGTCGCCGCTTCACCCTGCTCGGGCTGGTGGTGCTGTCCTTCATCGGCGGCCTCGTTCTTCGCGGGCCGGCCGCGGTGGTGGGCCTCGCGATCCTGGCGATCGCGGGATTGCTGTGGTGGCAGGCAGCTACTCGGGCCAGCGATGAGGAGCTGGCTCGCGAGCGCCGGGTGTTGGGGGAGCGACTGGACAGCGTCCGCCAGGACCGTCTCCAGGTCGAGCGACTGCTCGACGCCCTGCCGACTTCGGTCCTGCTGTTCGACGCCGATGGGGTCGCCTACGCCAACCCGGCTGCCACGGAGCAGTTCCAGATGCCAGATCCCCTGGGGCTGAGTCCGCTGCGGGCCCTGGGCGTCACATCCCTGGCCGAGGCGGTCGCCGAGACCAAGGCCACCGGAGACGACGTGACCGTGACCGCCACCCGTGACGGGCGCGAGCTGTTGGCCAGGGCCGCCACGACCGGCGGCGACGACACGGCACTCATCGTCACCGACCTCACTCACCTCAGGCGGGTGGAGGAGATGCGCCGGGACTTCGTCGCCAATGCCTCCCACGAGTTGAAGACCCCCGTGACCGGGATCTGGGCGTTGGCGGACAGCCTCGAGTTGGCGCTCGATCAGGACCCGGAGCGCGCACGGGCGATGGTGTCCCGGATCCAACTGGAGGCGATGCGGTTGTCCCAACTGGTTCGTGACCTGCTGGATCTGGCGCGGCTGGAGGAGAGCGCGGATGGCCGCGGCCGCGAACGCATCGACCTGGTCGATCTGTGCCGGCGTCAGATCGACCGGCTGAGCTCCATCGCCGAGGGTCGGGACGTGCACCTGTCGCTCGAGGCAGATGGCGACGCGTCGGTGATCGGCATCCGCGATGACCTGACGGTGATCGTCGGCAACCTCCTGCAGAACGCCATCCAGTACAACGAGTCGCAGGGGACGGTGGTCATCAGCGTCGCCCGCGACGGTCCGGCGGCAACCATCACCGTTCGGGACACCGGCATCGGCATCCCCGAGGCCGATCAGGAACGGATCTTCGAGCGCTTCTACCGGGTCGACAAGGCGCGCAGTCGGGCGGCGGGCGGTACCGGCCTTGGTCTGTCGCTGATCCGCCACGCGGTGGAGCGGCATGGCGGTGAGATCACCGTCCAGAGCGTCCTCGGCGAAGGATCGGAGTTCACGCTCACCCTGCCGGTGGATGGTCAGGCCAGCGACTGA
- a CDS encoding cell wall-binding repeat-containing protein, whose translation MFLALGTNFPDAIAAGPITAGAPILLTAPDTLTDTTTAAITRDTGSDTTTDTGPDTGVDSTTDTPAPPTSITAVGGTAVIPDDVLAAASQAAGGATTRRLAGPNRFATAAAIAATLPNPDTVYLAVGTNFPDALAAGPAAAADGAPILLAVGGADQLPQETVEYLQTLNSLDQIVLIGGTAALPDHIEDQLAALLP comes from the coding sequence GTGTTCCTGGCCCTGGGCACCAACTTCCCCGACGCCATCGCCGCCGGACCCATCACCGCAGGCGCACCCATCCTGCTCACCGCACCCGACACCCTCACCGACACCACCACCGCCGCGATCACCCGCGACACCGGCAGCGACACCACCACCGACACCGGGCCAGACACCGGCGTCGACAGCACCACCGACACCCCGGCACCACCAACCAGCATCACCGCCGTCGGCGGCACCGCCGTCATCCCCGACGACGTTTTGGCCGCCGCATCACAGGCCGCCGGAGGCGCCACCACCCGGCGACTCGCCGGACCCAACCGGTTCGCCACCGCGGCAGCCATCGCTGCCACCCTCCCCAACCCCGACACCGTCTACCTCGCGGTGGGCACCAACTTCCCCGACGCCCTCGCCGCCGGACCCGCCGCCGCAGCCGACGGCGCCCCCATCCTGCTCGCCGTCGGCGGCGCGGACCAACTCCCCCAGGAGACCGTCGAGTACCTCCAGACCCTCAACAGCCTCGACCAGATCGTCCTCATCGGCGGCACCGCCGCCCTCCCGGACCACATCGAAGACCAACTGGCAGCACTCCTCCCCTGA